The stretch of DNA AGGAGCACCAGGGCCAGGGCCCAGATGGGGTAGGGGATACCCAGGAAAGTCCCCAGACCCACCCTGCGGAAGTCTTCGGGGAGCTGATAGATCCAGGCTCCTTTGGTGAAGTAGATTAAAGCTCCCCGGAAGACCGAGAGGGTCCCCAGGGTCACGATGATCGAGTGGATCTTGAAGCGGGTCACCAGCAGGCCGTTGACCAAGCCCAGCGCGGCCCCCGCGCCGATCGAGATGAGGAACACCGCTCCCAGCGGCAGCCCGGCTTTGCTGGCGGTGGCGGCCAGGGTGGAGCAGATGGAAAGGATGGCCCCCACCGAGATGTCGATCTGGCCGGTGAGGATCACCATCATCATGCCCAAAGCGGCGATGGCCACGTAGGAGATGTTGACCAGGATGTCCTTGAAGTTCCCCAAGCTGAAGAAGCTGGGGGCGGCCGCCAGCAGCACCCCCGCCAGCGCCAGCAGGAACACCGCGATGGAGATCTGGCGTCCGCGGTCAACGTACATGCGCTTCCTCCAGCA from Meiothermus sp. Pnk-1 encodes:
- a CDS encoding ABC transporter permease — translated: MYVDRGRQISIAVFLLALAGVLLAAAPSFFSLGNFKDILVNISYVAIAALGMMMVILTGQIDISVGAILSICSTLAATASKAGLPLGAVFLISIGAGAALGLVNGLLVTRFKIHSIIVTLGTLSVFRGALIYFTKGAWIYQLPEDFRRVGLGTFLGIPYPIWALALVLLLGAWVLSSTPWGRALYAVGSNPEAARLSGIRVPFVQASAFVACGALVGLATMFYATRFSTIQSNTGQGFEFLVITAVVVGGVNVFGGSGTVLGVALGALLVGVTGTALTFLRISAYWEQALQGLFILLAVAFDAVRAQRRRFASRRARGGT